From one Nilaparvata lugens isolate BPH chromosome 2, ASM1435652v1, whole genome shotgun sequence genomic stretch:
- the LOC111048328 gene encoding semaphorin-1A codes for MRTDNQEGRLIVVSDTEVLSLRLHRCDKVTSGCSECVALQDPYCAWDKTVSKCRSVGSGGARWTDEKVFYQSVATGSHPACPASKVMNKEAGNYGGFSLYKSYNEDHSGQASKESPEGEVFTMTREEEDHYNGPQVTTAESLPNQYSIETLVLAVLTASLAALAFGFLAGYFCGRKCHKDEDDNLPYPDTEYEYFEQRQNVNTRRMPPEPKLLAQEEVTYAEPVLVAPPSSKQLNSPKATLPRGAGQKQLDNNMFQFSDGGGYNMAAPPYASARPSNRDHFGTLRSQRDLPKQNDSGMAAYRMGSAQHAV; via the exons ATGCGCACCGACAACCAGGAAGGCAGGCTGATTGTCGTCTCCGACACGGAAGTCTTGTCGCTGCGCTTGCATCGCTGTGATAAGGTCACCTCTGGTTGCAG CGAGTGCGTGGCGCTTCAGGACCCGTACTGTGCGTGGGACAAGACGGTGTCGAAGTGTCGATCGGTGGGATCGGGCGGGGCTCGTTGGACCGACGAGAAGGTCTTCTATCAAAGTGTTGCCACGGGTTCGCATCCCGCATGTCCTGCCA GTAAAGTGATGAACAAGGAGGCTGGCAACTATGGTGGCTTTTCATTGTACAAGTCCTACAATGAAGACCACTCGGGCCAGGCTAGCAAGGAGTCGCCTGAAGGCGAAGTGTTCACCATGACTCGTGAGGAGGAAGATCACTATAATG GACCCCAAGTGACAACAGCCGAAAGCCTGCCTAACCAGTACTCGATAGAGACACTAGTTCTGGCAGTTCTGACCGCCTCACTGGCAGCACTGGCGTTTGGCTTCCTGGCCGGATACTTCTGTGGACGCAAGTGTCACAAGGATGAAGATGACAACCTGCCCTACCCCGACACTGAGTACGAGTACTTTGAACAGAGGCAGAATGTTAACAC TCGCCGCATGCCCCCCGAACCGAAACTGCTGGCCCAGGAAGAGGTGACCTACGCTGAGCCAGTGCTGGTGGCGCCACCCAGCAGCAAACAGCTGAACTCGCCCAAGGCGACGTTGCCACGTGGTGCCGGCCAGAAGCAGCTCGACAACAACATGTTCCAGTTCAGCGATGGCGGCGGATACAACATGGCAGCGCCGCCTTACGCCAGTGCACGGCCCTCCAATCGCGATCACTTTGGCACGTTACGGTCGCAGCGTGATCTGCCCAAG CAAAATGACTCAGGCATGGCTGCCTACCGGATGGGTTCGGCACAACACGCAGTGTGA